In Reichenbachiella agarivorans, one genomic interval encodes:
- a CDS encoding isoamylase early set domain-containing protein, translating into MSIKKQFFKSKDVCKVTWTVKKQVAKDASNISLSGSFNDWDLNSLPLEKTKSGDFKLVMELPKNTQYQFRYLIDGEIWMNDDEADGYVDNHLSNESNCIISL; encoded by the coding sequence ATGAGTATTAAAAAACAATTTTTCAAATCAAAAGACGTCTGCAAAGTCACATGGACGGTAAAAAAGCAAGTAGCCAAAGATGCAAGTAACATTTCGCTATCTGGTAGCTTCAATGATTGGGATTTAAACTCTCTTCCTCTCGAAAAAACCAAAAGTGGAGATTTTAAATTGGTCATGGAGCTACCCAAAAACACTCAGTATCAATTTCGATATTTGATAGATGGTGAAATATGGATGAACGACGATGAAGCCGATGGATATGTAGACAACCATCTATCCAACGAAAGCAACTGCATCATTTCGTTGTGA
- a CDS encoding glycosyltransferase family 4 protein, translating into MKKLKILMLGPGEPVSKNSGLGIAAHEIAQFLAMRSVLTIIQPDDMEALDAIGNNISLSKQKVNLGDFDDFSVITEMSKINIETSISPYANTADVASPKAKQKDHALHNQLIDFSKQIASAAQKVDFDIIYAHDWITFRAAIDIKTKLKKPLVLHVHSLDYDRNIGTSNSWVFDLEKEAFLIADKIICVSNYSKGIIQTIYGIDSNKIEVAHNGYKPKEYPQYQSPFKEKIVLFVGRLTGQKGPTKFLEIAEHVYAMYPESRFIMAGEGDLYKSLIEAGAHSTVANRFHITGYLKEPDLLKTYAMADVYCMPSVSEPFGLTALEAAGAKVPMVLSNNSGAAEVLTSALTAEFDNPEKFAKQIVSLLKNEKVAHHIASENHALLGDLSWEKTNQKIFTIIESATE; encoded by the coding sequence ATGAAAAAGTTAAAAATACTCATGTTGGGACCGGGTGAACCCGTCTCCAAAAACAGTGGACTCGGTATCGCTGCCCACGAAATCGCGCAATTCCTAGCGATGAGATCCGTACTCACCATCATCCAACCAGATGACATGGAAGCTTTGGACGCCATCGGCAACAACATTTCTCTGTCTAAACAAAAAGTAAATCTGGGAGACTTTGATGATTTCAGTGTGATCACCGAAATGTCCAAAATCAACATAGAGACGAGTATTTCTCCCTACGCCAATACGGCTGATGTAGCAAGTCCCAAGGCAAAACAAAAAGATCATGCGCTGCACAATCAGCTCATCGATTTTTCCAAACAAATAGCATCCGCAGCACAAAAAGTAGATTTTGATATCATCTATGCGCATGATTGGATCACGTTTAGAGCGGCTATCGATATCAAGACCAAACTAAAGAAACCTCTGGTACTCCACGTACACTCACTGGACTATGACCGCAACATTGGCACTTCCAATTCCTGGGTTTTTGATTTGGAAAAAGAGGCTTTCCTCATTGCAGACAAAATCATTTGCGTAAGCAACTATTCCAAAGGAATCATCCAAACAATCTACGGCATAGACTCCAACAAAATAGAAGTCGCCCACAATGGCTACAAGCCCAAAGAATACCCACAATACCAAAGCCCATTCAAAGAGAAAATCGTGCTATTCGTAGGACGCTTGACGGGACAAAAAGGCCCGACCAAATTCCTAGAAATAGCTGAACATGTGTACGCCATGTATCCAGAGAGTCGCTTTATCATGGCAGGCGAAGGTGACTTGTACAAGTCACTCATAGAAGCTGGCGCACACTCCACGGTAGCCAACAGGTTTCATATCACTGGCTACCTCAAAGAACCTGACTTGCTCAAAACCTACGCCATGGCTGATGTCTACTGCATGCCTTCGGTATCTGAACCGTTCGGGCTTACAGCACTGGAGGCAGCAGGAGCCAAGGTACCGATGGTACTATCCAACAACTCTGGAGCTGCAGAGGTCTTGACCAGTGCGCTCACCGCTGAGTTTGACAACCCAGAAAAATTTGCCAAACAAATCGTATCTCTGTTGAAAAATGAAAAAGTAGCACATCATATTGCCAGTGAAAATCATGCCCTGCTTGGAGATCTCTCTTGGGAGAAAACAAACCAGAAAATTTTCACTATCATTGAGTCAGCTACCGAATGA
- a CDS encoding glycoside hydrolase family 31 protein, producing MEGITGDTTATNESKDFSGNYIENFQGKDVEEFYSGKYVSWEKRKNSFIIHGENASLEVTIISEDIIKFRHGNDGYFEDDFSYAIDPAFRAPTTDYKFEELKASFVLKTALLRCYISKEDLSCKILNNEGTVVFQDEKGYHWQDHKYHGGTINISTKVLHKGEKFYGLGDKTGRLNLIGTKRELWGTDCYGYGNDTDPVYKNIPFYMGQHSQTGYGVFMDNTFRSYFDFGKERGNACSFWAQGGEMRFYFIYGPKLVDVARKYTWLTGRPQLPPKWALGYHQSKWSYYPESVVRKLAEEFRSREIPCDVIHLDIDYMNGFRCFTWDKQKFPKPQKMISDLKKDGFKTVVIIDPGIKIDKKYRVYEQGRRGNHFCKRMDGALLKASVWPGPCHFPDFTSKRTRKWWGSLYEGLVSDGVDGVWNDMNEPATFEDGTFPNDVRFDFDGHPCSHRKAHNVYGSLMAQATCEGQQRFLENKRAFTITRSAYAGIQRYASVWTGDNSASWEQLKLANIQCQRLAASGVSFAGSDVGGFIGSPNGELFTRWIQMAVFHPFFRTHSSGDHGDKEPWKFDQIYVDIVREFINLRYKILPYIYTTFWQYSTQGTPMIRSLHMEAHIDPETFYREEEFMLGEHLIICPISEEKAVSRLMYLPKGIWYNYWTGMVEEGQRELKVDAPLDKIPLFVRAGAMIPEQPKMQYVGEIIVEELTLNFYKPFTVTTSQLYEDKGDGYEYKEGQYSVKTFHSETTVLKWNIRQECVGQFATEYNNYLAKFHGLEEKPSSILVDGVEMIKEVEMMGAVMQVKLPKNFNEILIH from the coding sequence ATGGAAGGAATAACAGGAGATACTACAGCCACCAATGAATCAAAGGATTTTTCTGGCAACTACATCGAAAACTTTCAGGGCAAAGATGTCGAAGAGTTTTATTCAGGAAAGTATGTCTCATGGGAGAAGAGAAAAAATTCCTTCATCATACATGGTGAAAATGCTTCACTGGAGGTCACCATTATCAGTGAAGACATCATCAAATTCAGGCATGGCAATGACGGATACTTCGAAGACGACTTCTCCTATGCCATAGACCCAGCCTTCAGAGCACCTACCACAGATTATAAATTTGAAGAGCTCAAAGCGAGCTTTGTACTAAAAACCGCCCTACTCCGCTGCTATATCAGCAAGGAAGACTTATCCTGCAAGATTCTAAATAACGAAGGTACAGTGGTTTTTCAAGATGAAAAAGGCTACCACTGGCAAGACCATAAATACCATGGAGGCACCATCAATATCAGCACCAAGGTGCTCCACAAGGGAGAAAAATTCTACGGGCTTGGCGACAAAACCGGAAGACTCAACCTCATCGGTACCAAAAGAGAACTCTGGGGGACGGATTGCTATGGCTATGGCAATGACACAGATCCTGTTTATAAAAACATCCCCTTCTACATGGGGCAACACAGCCAGACTGGCTATGGCGTCTTCATGGACAACACCTTTAGGAGTTACTTTGATTTTGGTAAGGAAAGAGGCAATGCCTGCAGCTTTTGGGCGCAAGGTGGTGAAATGCGATTTTATTTCATCTATGGCCCCAAACTGGTAGATGTGGCTAGAAAATATACCTGGCTCACAGGGCGACCTCAATTGCCCCCCAAATGGGCACTAGGCTACCACCAAAGCAAATGGAGCTACTACCCAGAATCTGTTGTGAGAAAATTGGCTGAGGAATTTAGAAGCCGAGAAATCCCTTGTGACGTCATCCATTTGGACATTGACTACATGAATGGATTCAGATGCTTCACCTGGGACAAACAGAAGTTTCCTAAACCACAAAAAATGATATCCGATCTGAAAAAAGATGGATTCAAAACCGTCGTAATCATCGATCCAGGAATCAAAATAGATAAAAAATACAGAGTCTACGAACAAGGCAGAAGAGGCAACCATTTCTGCAAGAGAATGGACGGTGCTTTGCTCAAAGCCAGCGTTTGGCCTGGTCCATGTCACTTCCCTGATTTCACAAGCAAGCGCACCAGAAAATGGTGGGGGTCACTCTACGAAGGACTCGTATCAGATGGCGTAGACGGGGTCTGGAACGACATGAACGAACCTGCCACATTCGAAGACGGCACCTTCCCCAATGACGTGCGATTCGATTTTGACGGTCATCCATGTAGTCACCGCAAGGCACACAATGTCTATGGCTCACTGATGGCACAGGCTACCTGTGAGGGACAACAAAGATTCCTAGAAAACAAACGTGCCTTCACGATCACACGATCTGCTTATGCTGGTATTCAACGATATGCTTCGGTTTGGACTGGAGACAACTCTGCCAGTTGGGAGCAACTCAAGTTGGCCAACATCCAGTGCCAACGACTCGCTGCCTCTGGAGTTTCATTTGCTGGGTCAGATGTCGGAGGATTTATCGGCTCCCCTAATGGAGAACTATTTACGAGATGGATTCAAATGGCAGTATTCCATCCATTCTTTAGAACGCACTCCTCGGGAGATCATGGAGACAAGGAACCGTGGAAATTTGATCAAATCTATGTCGATATCGTCAGAGAATTCATCAACCTACGGTACAAAATACTGCCTTATATCTACACCACATTCTGGCAGTACAGCACCCAAGGGACGCCTATGATCCGGTCCTTGCATATGGAGGCACATATAGATCCCGAGACTTTTTATCGTGAAGAAGAATTCATGCTGGGTGAGCACCTGATCATTTGCCCAATATCAGAAGAAAAGGCAGTGAGCAGACTGATGTACTTGCCCAAGGGGATTTGGTACAACTACTGGACGGGTATGGTCGAAGAAGGTCAAAGAGAATTGAAAGTGGATGCCCCTTTGGATAAAATCCCGTTGTTCGTCAGAGCAGGTGCGATGATACCAGAGCAACCCAAAATGCAATATGTCGGAGAGATTATAGTAGAGGAACTGACTCTCAACTTTTATAAACCCTTTACTGTGACCACTTCGCAGCTCTATGAGGACAAGGGCGATGGCTATGAATACAAAGAAGGTCAGTATTCTGTCAAAACATTTCATTCGGAGACTACCGTCCTCAAATGGAATATCAGACAAGAATGCGTTGGTCAATTTGCGACAGAATACAATAATTATCTAGCTAAATTCCACGGACTAGAAGAAAAACCCAGCTCTATACTAGTTGATGGCGTTGAAATGATCAAGGAAGTAGAAATGATGGGCGCTGTAATGCAAGTGAAACTACCCAAAAATTTCAATGAAATCTTAATACACTAA
- a CDS encoding glycosyltransferase, with translation MGKKKTKELNLETRVLAEVAWEVCNQVGGIYTVIRSKAPVMVKKWDKNYLLLGPNIHPNVSADFEPILDADNAIAQVVRDLRAMGWDVQFGTWLVSGRPQTVLFNPHSVMGQLGNIKYYYWQNHHIEFANYDPLMDQVMAFGFMVHEFLSRFARVCLDQNQELLAHFHEWMAGTAIPDIRREQIPIKTIFTTHATLLGRYLAMNDPYFYDHLPFMNWETEAKNFNVDTIARIERACAHGANVLTTVSEVTAKECVHLLGRSPDAILPNGLNIERFSVLHEVQNLHHKYKDQINNFVMGHFFQSYTFDLDKVMYFFTSGRFEFKNKGYDLTLEALARLNHKMKEQNIDMTVVMFFVTKQPFYSINQEVLTSRAMLEEIENNCESIMEQVKDRLFHAAATNSDHRLPELNELVDDYWRLRYRRTIQSWKSDKLPSVVTHNLMDDANDQILTFLRQANLLNYRTDKVKIVYHPDFISSTNPLFGMEYGQFVRGCHLGIFPSYYEPWGYTPVECLARGVSAVTSDLSGFGDYVKKLPMGNEEHGIYMIERENQDYHSAAEQLSEKLLEYVKSSRKKRIQTRNKAEDLSEEFDWKNLVKHYDEAYDLACQKFPIEK, from the coding sequence GTGGGAAAGAAAAAAACCAAAGAACTAAACTTAGAAACTAGGGTACTAGCTGAGGTAGCCTGGGAGGTATGTAATCAAGTAGGAGGTATCTATACTGTGATTCGCTCCAAGGCACCAGTCATGGTAAAAAAATGGGACAAGAATTACCTGCTACTTGGCCCCAATATTCACCCCAATGTCAGTGCCGATTTTGAGCCTATATTGGACGCTGACAATGCCATCGCACAGGTGGTCCGCGATTTGCGAGCGATGGGCTGGGATGTGCAGTTTGGTACTTGGTTGGTTTCGGGTAGACCGCAGACGGTTTTGTTCAATCCCCACAGCGTCATGGGACAGCTGGGCAATATAAAATACTATTATTGGCAGAATCATCACATCGAATTTGCCAATTATGATCCACTCATGGATCAGGTTATGGCCTTTGGGTTTATGGTTCATGAGTTTTTGTCTCGATTTGCACGGGTATGTTTGGATCAAAATCAAGAGCTTTTAGCGCATTTTCACGAGTGGATGGCAGGTACAGCGATACCTGATATAAGACGCGAGCAAATTCCCATCAAAACAATTTTTACGACTCATGCTACCTTGCTGGGGAGGTATTTGGCCATGAATGATCCTTATTTTTATGATCATTTGCCTTTTATGAATTGGGAAACGGAGGCCAAGAATTTTAATGTGGATACCATCGCAAGGATTGAGAGAGCCTGTGCTCATGGCGCCAATGTGTTGACGACTGTCAGCGAAGTGACCGCCAAAGAATGCGTGCATCTCCTAGGTAGAAGCCCAGACGCGATCCTTCCCAATGGACTGAATATTGAGCGATTCTCTGTATTGCATGAGGTACAAAACCTACACCACAAGTACAAAGATCAAATCAACAATTTTGTGATGGGACATTTTTTTCAGTCCTATACTTTTGATCTGGACAAGGTCATGTATTTCTTTACTTCTGGTCGGTTTGAGTTCAAAAACAAGGGGTATGATTTGACATTGGAGGCGCTTGCTAGGCTCAATCATAAGATGAAGGAACAAAACATCGATATGACTGTTGTGATGTTTTTTGTGACCAAGCAGCCATTTTATAGCATCAATCAAGAAGTACTGACTTCACGTGCGATGTTGGAAGAAATAGAAAACAACTGTGAGTCAATCATGGAGCAGGTCAAGGATAGACTTTTTCATGCGGCGGCTACCAATTCAGATCACCGCTTACCCGAACTCAATGAGTTGGTTGATGATTATTGGAGGTTGAGATACCGCAGAACCATCCAGTCATGGAAATCGGACAAATTGCCGAGTGTCGTGACGCACAACCTGATGGATGATGCCAATGACCAGATTTTGACATTTTTGCGACAGGCTAATTTGTTGAACTATCGCACCGACAAGGTCAAGATTGTCTATCACCCAGACTTTATCTCCTCCACCAACCCTTTATTTGGGATGGAATATGGTCAGTTTGTACGAGGGTGTCATTTGGGTATTTTCCCAAGTTATTATGAGCCTTGGGGCTATACTCCTGTGGAGTGTTTGGCACGAGGTGTGTCCGCTGTGACTTCAGATTTGTCTGGTTTTGGAGATTATGTCAAGAAACTACCTATGGGGAATGAAGAGCATGGTATATACATGATAGAGCGAGAGAATCAGGATTATCACTCTGCTGCAGAGCAGCTCTCAGAAAAGCTACTAGAATATGTGAAATCCAGTAGAAAGAAAAGAATCCAAACTAGAAACAAGGCTGAAGATCTATCGGAGGAGTTTGATTGGAAAAATCTAGTCAAACACTACGATGAAGCCTATGATCTGGCTTGTCAAAAATTTCCAATAGAAAAATAA